Proteins from a genomic interval of Halomonas alkaliantarctica:
- the pgi gene encoding glucose-6-phosphate isomerase, which produces MFQLTRSVTWQALDRLRDKTANDRIRDYFTNDPQRFEKMSLRVGGLFLDYSKHHVSDEVLTKLIELADHSALVQRRAQMFSGDIINVTENRPVLHTALRHLGDEPVYVDGEDVMPEITRTREQIKLFSEAVRSGEWKGYSGKRIKDVVNIGIGGSDLGPNMAVRALLKYRHPELHFHFVSNVDGTHIQKVLSRLDPATTLFIVSTKTFSTQETLLNAKTARRWFLENAGEDADVGAHFIAASTNRKAAMEFGIREENVFEFWAWVGGRYSMWSSIGLPIALSIGFEGFIELLEGAHEMDNHFINAPFSQNMPVLMALIGIWYINFIGAETQAIVPYDQALNQLPSFLQQLDMESNGKSVDIFGHPVNYKTGPIVWGQTGSNGQHAFFQLLHQGTRYVPIDFIASLKPEPGVEDHHFALLTNMLAQANAFMEGSQGDSKELSQHDPYSCPGNRPSSTLLLDELTPKNLGALIALYEHKVFVQGVIWNINSFDQWGVQLGKRIAGEISERIDTNAADFDTSTQGLLELVRAHFPNGNSGEEESAPASADKKPSRKKR; this is translated from the coding sequence ATGTTTCAGCTAACTCGCAGCGTTACCTGGCAGGCGCTTGACCGCCTGCGCGACAAAACCGCCAACGACCGCATTCGTGATTACTTCACCAATGACCCGCAGCGCTTTGAGAAAATGAGCTTACGGGTGGGCGGTCTGTTTCTTGACTACTCCAAGCACCATGTCTCCGATGAAGTACTCACCAAGCTGATTGAGCTAGCCGACCACTCCGCCCTGGTACAGCGCCGGGCTCAGATGTTCTCTGGCGATATCATAAACGTGACGGAGAACCGCCCGGTACTGCATACGGCGCTGCGCCACTTAGGCGATGAACCGGTCTATGTGGACGGCGAAGACGTCATGCCGGAGATCACCCGCACTCGCGAGCAGATCAAACTGTTCTCGGAGGCGGTACGCAGCGGCGAGTGGAAAGGTTACAGCGGCAAACGCATTAAAGACGTGGTCAATATCGGTATTGGCGGCTCGGATCTTGGCCCCAATATGGCGGTGCGTGCGCTGCTCAAATACCGCCACCCGGAACTGCACTTCCACTTCGTTTCCAACGTGGACGGCACCCATATTCAGAAGGTGCTCTCGCGCCTTGACCCGGCAACTACGCTATTTATCGTCTCTACCAAGACCTTCTCTACCCAAGAGACCCTCCTAAACGCCAAAACCGCGCGGCGCTGGTTCCTGGAGAACGCTGGTGAAGATGCGGACGTGGGCGCGCACTTTATTGCCGCCTCCACCAACCGCAAAGCGGCGATGGAGTTCGGTATTCGCGAAGAGAACGTGTTCGAGTTTTGGGCCTGGGTGGGCGGCCGTTACTCCATGTGGTCGTCTATCGGCCTGCCGATTGCGCTTTCGATCGGTTTCGAAGGCTTTATCGAGCTGCTGGAAGGCGCTCATGAGATGGATAACCATTTCATCAACGCGCCCTTCTCGCAAAACATGCCGGTGCTGATGGCGCTGATTGGTATTTGGTACATCAACTTTATTGGCGCCGAAACCCAGGCTATCGTGCCCTACGACCAGGCGCTGAACCAACTGCCATCCTTCCTGCAGCAGCTGGATATGGAGTCTAACGGTAAGTCGGTGGATATTTTCGGCCACCCGGTGAACTACAAAACCGGCCCGATTGTGTGGGGCCAAACCGGCTCCAATGGCCAGCATGCGTTCTTCCAGTTGCTGCACCAGGGCACCCGCTACGTGCCGATTGATTTTATTGCCTCGCTCAAGCCCGAGCCCGGCGTGGAAGACCACCACTTCGCCCTGCTGACCAATATGCTCGCCCAGGCCAACGCCTTTATGGAAGGCAGCCAAGGCGATAGCAAAGAGCTAAGCCAACACGACCCCTACAGCTGCCCCGGCAACCGCCCCTCCAGCACCCTACTGCTGGATGAGCTAACGCCAAAAAACCTGGGTGCACTAATCGCGCTCTACGAGCATAAGGTGTTTGTGCAAGGGGTCATCTGGAACATCAACTCCTTCGACCAGTGGGGCGTGCAGCTCGGCAAGCGCATCGCCGGCGAAATCAGCGAACGCATCGACACCAACGCCGCTGACTTCGACACCTCCACTCAAGGCCTGTTGGAACTGGTGCGTGCTCACTTCCCCAATGGCAACAGCGGGGAAGAGGAAAGCGCACCGGCCAGTGCCGATAAAAAGCCATCACGCAAGAAGCGTTGA
- a CDS encoding DinB family protein, with the protein MELQPHFALMASYNQWMNAKVYEAASKLTAAELTQERSAFFGSMFGTLNHIAVADTIWLKRFATHPSSTARTLAVMIDLPTPERLDQVMFDDLAGLKAHRRWLDTVIINWVAALTDDDLSTTLSYHNTKGVASKRRYSSLILHFFNHQTHHRGQVSTLLSQAGVDVGVTDLLALIPDEG; encoded by the coding sequence ATGGAGCTGCAACCACATTTTGCATTAATGGCATCCTATAATCAGTGGATGAATGCAAAGGTATACGAGGCCGCCAGCAAGCTGACGGCTGCAGAACTTACCCAAGAGCGTAGCGCTTTCTTTGGTTCGATGTTTGGCACGCTAAATCACATCGCGGTCGCCGACACTATTTGGCTCAAGCGGTTTGCAACGCACCCCTCTTCTACGGCAAGAACGCTTGCGGTAATGATTGACCTTCCTACGCCAGAGCGGCTTGACCAAGTGATGTTTGATGACTTAGCAGGACTGAAAGCGCATCGTCGATGGCTCGATACCGTAATTATTAACTGGGTAGCGGCGCTGACAGACGATGATTTGAGTACCACGCTGAGTTATCACAACACGAAAGGAGTAGCCTCAAAACGGCGCTACTCGAGCCTGATCCTTCATTTCTTCAATCACCAAACCCACCATCGCGGTCAGGTATCTACCTTATTATCTCAAGCCGGTGTGGATGTTGGCGTCACCGATCTGTTGGCGCTGATTCCGGATGAGGGGTAA
- a CDS encoding PA0069 family radical SAM protein — protein MTTPDQTSSVSAVRKGRGATYDPHNRFAPTRSVAEDDGWWREEASTTIATEVREEVSKSALSWNKSPDLPFDRSLNPYRGCEHGCVYCYARPSHAYWDLSPGLDFETKLIARSGLVERLTEELSHPNYVCRPINLSGNTDCYQPLEATYQTTRRLLELLLECRHPVTLVTKSTLVLRDLELLAEMAEHRLVRVFVSLTSLDANLKRTLEPRAASPQARLRAIRELNTAGIPVGALISPVIPGLTDHEIEKLLEAASRAGARTAAWMLLRLPYEVAPLFEAWLEAHYPERAAKVMSLMRQCRGGKAYDAKFGKRFRGEGVFADLIAQRFARASRQWNMQDRTEQGLNTRDFRPPRAQQDLFI, from the coding sequence ATGACGACGCCCGATCAAACGTCTAGTGTTTCAGCCGTACGTAAAGGTCGCGGGGCAACGTACGACCCGCACAACCGTTTTGCGCCAACCCGCAGCGTGGCTGAAGATGACGGCTGGTGGCGGGAAGAAGCGTCTACGACCATCGCAACCGAAGTGCGCGAAGAAGTGAGCAAAAGCGCTCTGTCATGGAATAAGTCGCCGGACTTGCCGTTTGACCGCTCGCTGAACCCTTATCGCGGCTGTGAGCACGGCTGCGTTTACTGCTATGCCCGCCCTTCTCACGCCTACTGGGACTTATCGCCAGGGCTGGATTTTGAAACCAAGCTGATTGCCCGCAGCGGTTTAGTGGAGCGGTTAACCGAAGAGCTGTCCCACCCTAATTACGTGTGCCGCCCGATCAACCTTTCCGGCAACACCGACTGTTACCAGCCGTTAGAGGCTACCTACCAAACCACACGTCGTTTACTGGAGCTGCTGCTGGAGTGTCGCCATCCGGTAACGCTGGTGACCAAAAGCACCTTGGTGTTGCGTGATTTAGAACTCCTAGCGGAAATGGCCGAGCACCGGCTAGTGCGTGTGTTTGTCAGTTTGACCAGCCTGGATGCCAACTTGAAACGCACGTTAGAGCCACGGGCGGCATCACCTCAAGCGCGCTTGCGGGCGATTCGTGAACTGAATACCGCGGGCATTCCAGTGGGTGCGCTGATTTCGCCGGTTATTCCGGGGCTAACCGATCATGAGATTGAAAAGCTCTTGGAAGCCGCCAGCCGTGCAGGAGCGCGAACCGCCGCCTGGATGCTGCTACGTTTACCCTATGAAGTGGCGCCGCTATTTGAAGCGTGGTTAGAAGCCCACTACCCGGAGCGCGCGGCGAAAGTGATGAGCTTAATGCGTCAGTGCCGTGGCGGTAAGGCGTACGATGCCAAGTTTGGTAAGCGCTTTCGCGGTGAAGGGGTATTTGCCGATTTAATTGCGCAACGCTTTGCCCGCGCCAGCCGTCAGTGGAACATGCAGGATCGCACCGAACAGGGCTTGAACACCCGGGATTTTCGCCCACCACGAGCGCAGCAGGATTTATTCATTTAA
- a CDS encoding winged helix-turn-helix domain-containing protein, giving the protein MPALSKTKSSFYRRLYVAHLIEQGAASVPALIEATGMPRRTAQDTIASLAELDIECVFTKDDGERHNIGRYQIRDWGAIDPRWVATHAERLKQALGYAI; this is encoded by the coding sequence ATGCCTGCTCTAAGCAAAACCAAATCGAGTTTTTACCGCCGCTTATACGTCGCCCACTTGATCGAACAAGGTGCTGCCAGCGTGCCTGCGCTAATCGAGGCCACCGGTATGCCGCGGCGCACCGCCCAGGATACGATTGCCTCCCTTGCCGAGTTGGATATCGAGTGTGTATTTACTAAGGATGACGGCGAGCGCCACAACATTGGTCGCTACCAGATACGTGATTGGGGGGCGATAGATCCACGTTGGGTGGCCACACACGCCGAGCGGCTTAAACAGGCACTCGGCTATGCTATTTAG
- a CDS encoding DUF2797 domain-containing protein, which translates to MQRVIEAAVPGFSVQGCLSKMAAALPSRQDQPVVYHLRAGEHRVALNERIGEPLSLRWTGSIACTHCGRATKKSFAQGHCYPCFKRLAQCDTCIMKPETCHFFQGTCREPEWGERHCFQPHIVYLANSSGLKVGITRKTQMPTRWLDQGAIQALPILEVDTRQQSGFVEMLFKEQVADRTNWRAMLKGDVETMDLSAERDRLLTLLADGLNQLRETHGADAIRLAEQPAQHFHYPVSVFPKKVVSHNFDKQPLVEGVLLGVKGQYLILDNGVINLRKFTGYEIQVS; encoded by the coding sequence ATGCAACGCGTGATTGAAGCGGCAGTACCGGGCTTTTCAGTACAGGGCTGTTTAAGCAAAATGGCGGCAGCGCTACCTAGCCGCCAAGACCAACCGGTGGTTTACCACTTGCGCGCGGGTGAGCACCGTGTTGCGCTTAACGAACGTATCGGTGAGCCACTTAGTTTGCGGTGGACGGGATCAATTGCCTGTACGCACTGTGGGCGGGCAACCAAGAAGAGCTTTGCCCAGGGCCACTGTTACCCCTGCTTCAAGCGGCTAGCCCAGTGCGATACCTGCATTATGAAGCCGGAAACCTGTCACTTTTTCCAAGGCACCTGTCGTGAGCCGGAGTGGGGAGAGCGGCACTGCTTCCAGCCCCATATCGTCTATTTGGCTAACTCGTCGGGGCTCAAAGTCGGCATTACCCGCAAAACCCAAATGCCTACCCGCTGGCTGGATCAAGGCGCGATTCAGGCGCTGCCGATTCTTGAAGTGGATACTCGTCAACAGTCCGGTTTTGTCGAAATGCTGTTTAAAGAGCAGGTGGCAGACCGCACCAACTGGCGGGCGATGCTCAAGGGCGATGTCGAAACCATGGATTTAAGCGCCGAGCGTGATCGTTTGCTGACCCTGCTAGCTGATGGCTTGAACCAGCTGCGCGAAACCCATGGCGCGGACGCCATTCGCTTGGCGGAACAGCCAGCACAGCACTTTCACTATCCTGTCAGCGTTTTTCCCAAAAAAGTGGTATCGCACAATTTTGATAAGCAGCCGCTGGTAGAAGGCGTGCTGCTAGGCGTCAAGGGGCAGTATTTGATCCTTGATAATGGGGTCATTAATCTACGCAAATTTACCGGTTATGAGATTCAGGTGAGTTAA
- a CDS encoding YeaC family protein, with amino-acid sequence MSEMTFEKMINQMTPAIYESLKQAVSLRKWPDGRRLTPQQTELCLEAVMRFEVENNVPEENRVGYLEQRTCGAAASGAGVSPEQAGLARDATRD; translated from the coding sequence ATGAGCGAAATGACGTTCGAAAAAATGATCAACCAGATGACCCCAGCGATTTACGAAAGCCTTAAACAGGCGGTATCGCTGCGCAAATGGCCCGATGGCCGTCGCTTAACGCCGCAACAGACCGAACTCTGCTTGGAAGCCGTCATGCGCTTTGAGGTGGAGAACAACGTGCCGGAAGAGAACCGTGTAGGCTATTTAGAGCAGCGTACCTGCGGGGCGGCGGCTAGCGGCGCTGGCGTATCGCCTGAACAGGCGGGCTTGGCACGGGATGCAACGCGTGATTGA
- a CDS encoding rhomboid family intramembrane serine protease — protein sequence MHPVMLLPDHADTSELRQALWRHRIGHRITDEADGQLLWIADPRQLGELKALLEHWQRGEPLVLHQAAQRPRTMTHSLTSLKQVPVTALMIVISLVIFALIGVFGDQLIVTLTIVPIGISGGELVFGNLSQTLASGQVWRLLSPAFLHFGWMHLIFNLMWVWYFGRQIEALQGSRTMLLLLIVAGIGANVAQYATGTVLFGGMSGVVYALLAHVWLMSRRVPQRGFFVPQMLVVFMLGWMVFTMTDMAGSVGFGNVANEAHLGGLLVGLVTGWYYSSRRLKNR from the coding sequence ATGCATCCAGTGATGCTTCTGCCTGATCACGCGGATACGAGCGAACTTCGCCAGGCACTCTGGCGCCACCGCATTGGTCACCGCATTACCGATGAAGCGGACGGCCAACTGCTATGGATCGCCGACCCACGCCAGCTTGGCGAACTTAAAGCACTGCTAGAGCACTGGCAGCGGGGCGAACCCCTGGTGCTTCATCAGGCTGCTCAGCGCCCGCGCACCATGACCCACTCCTTGACATCGCTAAAGCAAGTGCCGGTAACGGCGCTGATGATTGTCATTAGTCTGGTGATATTTGCCCTGATTGGTGTTTTTGGTGACCAGTTGATTGTCACTCTCACCATCGTGCCAATAGGTATTTCAGGTGGTGAGTTGGTCTTTGGCAATCTGTCGCAAACACTTGCCTCTGGGCAAGTATGGCGCTTGCTATCGCCCGCTTTTCTGCACTTTGGCTGGATGCATTTAATATTCAACCTGATGTGGGTGTGGTATTTCGGCCGCCAGATTGAAGCACTGCAGGGCAGCCGCACCATGCTACTACTGCTTATTGTGGCGGGCATTGGCGCGAATGTGGCGCAGTACGCAACCGGCACCGTGCTATTCGGCGGAATGTCCGGGGTAGTTTATGCCTTACTGGCCCACGTTTGGTTGATGTCACGCCGGGTTCCCCAAAGAGGCTTCTTTGTACCGCAAATGCTGGTGGTCTTTATGCTCGGCTGGATGGTGTTCACCATGACCGACATGGCGGGCAGCGTTGGCTTTGGCAATGTCGCTAATGAAGCACATTTGGGCGGTCTACTCGTGGGGCTTGTCACAGGCTGGTATTATTCATCCCGCCGTTTGAAAAACCGTTAA
- a CDS encoding metallophosphoesterase — translation MEGYDLIGDVHGCGATLASLLEKLGYHQRNGVYRHPRRKVIFLGDLIDRGPRIRLAVTIARRMVEQGEAYIVMGNHEYNALAYTHPGPPGSHKRWLREHTPRHNRIIQDTLEQYRDYTNEWDDTLAWFKTIPMCLEIDGIRVVHACWDEALIEELKQRRPDCCMDTQFLIESTDPKTQAFRILDRLTRGPHVSLPKGIAIHSGDGFTRQSFRAHFWAQAPQQWGDVVFQPDNLPGDLETRELTNEERQKLSYYGPEQPPLFIGHYWCEGIPALPTHNIACLDYSAVKYGRLVAYRWSGETVLNADHFVWIKVPKEERALPKPWEIDFD, via the coding sequence ATGGAGGGATACGACCTTATTGGCGATGTCCACGGCTGCGGTGCTACGCTCGCTTCACTGCTGGAAAAGCTGGGTTACCATCAGCGCAATGGTGTCTATCGCCACCCGCGTCGCAAAGTGATTTTTCTGGGTGATCTGATTGATCGTGGCCCGCGGATTCGCTTGGCAGTAACCATTGCCCGGAGAATGGTCGAGCAGGGGGAAGCGTACATTGTCATGGGTAATCACGAATATAACGCCCTGGCGTATACCCATCCTGGGCCCCCAGGTAGCCACAAACGCTGGTTGCGCGAGCATACGCCACGTCATAATCGTATTATTCAGGATACCTTAGAGCAGTATCGCGACTATACCAACGAGTGGGACGATACCCTGGCTTGGTTTAAAACCATCCCAATGTGTTTGGAGATCGACGGTATCCGCGTGGTGCATGCCTGCTGGGATGAGGCGCTGATCGAAGAGCTTAAACAGCGTCGCCCTGATTGCTGCATGGACACTCAGTTTTTGATTGAGTCCACCGATCCCAAAACCCAGGCGTTTCGAATTTTAGACCGCCTCACCCGAGGCCCGCATGTCTCACTACCCAAAGGGATTGCGATACACTCCGGTGATGGCTTTACAAGGCAAAGCTTTCGCGCCCACTTCTGGGCCCAAGCACCCCAGCAGTGGGGCGATGTGGTCTTCCAGCCGGATAACTTGCCCGGCGATCTTGAAACGCGCGAATTGACCAATGAAGAGCGCCAGAAGCTTAGCTACTACGGGCCAGAACAACCACCGCTGTTTATCGGTCATTACTGGTGTGAAGGCATACCGGCTCTACCGACCCATAATATTGCCTGCCTGGACTATAGTGCCGTCAAGTATGGGCGTTTAGTCGCTTATCGATGGAGTGGTGAGACGGTGTTAAATGCCGATCATTTTGTGTGGATTAAAGTACCGAAAGAGGAACGGGCACTGCCGAAACCGTGGGAAATCGATTTCGATTAA
- a CDS encoding NAD(+) kinase, with protein sequence MSNTLSADAKSAPSTDQSSRPFKTIGLIGRLGSDKVVDSLQRLVTYLTAHDYSVLVEDRTATVIPHHGQPEASRRMLGELCDLVIVVGGDGSLLGAARALCRSGTLILGVNRGRLGFLTDISPDELETRVSEVLAGEFEVEERFLLDTVLYRNGVAVGNGDALNEVVLHPGKAVRMIEFELFIDGQFVYSQRSDGLIVATPTGSTAYALSGGGPIMHPKLDVVTLVPMFPHTLSSRPIVIDAASEIRIHIGETNQSYPHISCDGQTRAVAKPNDVLVITRKPERVQLVHPIGHNFYEVLRSKLGWSHRLGD encoded by the coding sequence ATGAGCAACACCTTATCAGCAGACGCGAAGTCAGCGCCCTCCACCGATCAATCTAGCCGACCCTTTAAAACCATTGGGCTGATTGGTCGGCTGGGGAGTGACAAAGTGGTCGACTCCCTTCAGCGCCTGGTGACCTACCTTACAGCCCATGACTACTCGGTATTAGTTGAAGACCGCACCGCTACTGTAATACCGCACCATGGCCAGCCGGAAGCCAGCCGCCGCATGCTGGGCGAGCTGTGTGATCTGGTGATTGTGGTGGGGGGCGATGGCAGTCTATTGGGCGCGGCGCGGGCGCTATGCCGCAGCGGTACGCTGATTTTAGGTGTTAATCGGGGTCGCTTGGGGTTTCTGACCGATATCTCCCCAGATGAGTTGGAAACCCGCGTCAGTGAGGTGCTGGCGGGGGAGTTTGAGGTTGAAGAGCGTTTTTTACTCGATACCGTGCTCTACCGTAATGGCGTTGCCGTGGGTAATGGCGACGCCTTAAACGAAGTCGTGCTGCACCCCGGCAAAGCGGTTCGCATGATTGAATTTGAGCTGTTTATTGATGGCCAGTTTGTCTATAGCCAGCGCAGCGATGGTTTGATTGTGGCTACCCCCACCGGTTCTACGGCCTACGCGCTCTCTGGCGGCGGGCCGATCATGCACCCGAAACTTGATGTTGTGACGCTGGTGCCGATGTTCCCCCATACGCTGTCGAGTCGCCCCATTGTGATTGATGCCGCCAGCGAAATACGTATTCACATTGGTGAAACCAACCAGTCCTACCCGCATATCAGCTGCGATGGACAAACCCGGGCGGTAGCCAAACCCAACGATGTGCTGGTGATTACCCGCAAGCCTGAACGTGTCCAGCTGGTGCATCCCATCGGCCATAATTTCTACGAAGTGCTGCGCAGCAAGTTAGGCTGGAGCCATCGGTTGGGGGATTGA
- a CDS encoding carboxylate/amino acid/amine transporter produces MGCLIGVTALWAFSFSLIGVYLAGQVDSYFAVLLRVTLATLVFLPFLRPSLLRGKQRLALMGLGAIQLGVMYTFFYQSFLLLSVPEVLLFTIFTPVYIALLDDLLFGRFTPIYIVTALLAVVGAGVIRYDGVDSGFWAGFLVVQGANLCFALGQVGYRRLAADLPPTLAWHNVFGWFFIGAMVVALPAYLLFGNSAALPTTSLQWGVLAWLGLVASGVGYFAWNQGATKVDAGTLAIMNNALVPAGLIVNLVIWNRDADIPRLLLGALIMAASLWLNHWWQQRSQVAVS; encoded by the coding sequence ATGGGTTGCCTGATCGGCGTCACCGCCCTATGGGCCTTCTCCTTTTCGCTAATAGGGGTCTATCTAGCGGGTCAGGTCGATAGCTACTTTGCGGTGCTCCTGCGGGTAACGCTTGCCACGCTGGTGTTTTTACCGTTTTTACGCCCCAGTTTGCTGCGAGGTAAGCAGCGGCTAGCGCTTATGGGTTTAGGCGCTATACAGCTGGGCGTGATGTACACCTTCTTCTATCAATCCTTTCTGTTGCTGTCGGTACCTGAAGTGCTGCTGTTTACTATCTTCACGCCTGTTTATATCGCGCTGCTGGATGATCTACTGTTTGGGCGTTTTACACCGATCTATATAGTTACCGCACTGCTCGCCGTCGTGGGTGCGGGGGTTATTCGCTACGATGGCGTTGATAGTGGTTTCTGGGCAGGCTTTTTGGTCGTGCAGGGTGCCAACCTCTGTTTCGCGCTTGGTCAGGTAGGCTATCGCCGTTTAGCCGCTGATTTGCCGCCTACTTTGGCATGGCATAACGTCTTTGGTTGGTTCTTTATTGGCGCCATGGTCGTGGCCTTGCCCGCCTATTTGCTATTTGGCAACAGCGCGGCCCTGCCGACCACGTCTCTCCAGTGGGGCGTACTTGCATGGTTGGGGCTAGTGGCGTCTGGCGTCGGCTATTTTGCATGGAACCAAGGCGCCACCAAAGTGGATGCAGGCACCTTGGCGATTATGAACAATGCACTGGTACCGGCGGGGCTAATCGTCAATCTCGTGATTTGGAACCGCGATGCGGATATTCCGCGTTTATTGTTGGGGGCGCTTATTATGGCCGCCTCCCTATGGCTCAACCACTGGTGGCAGCAACGCAGCCAGGTAGCCGTTAGCTAA
- a CDS encoding YqaE/Pmp3 family membrane protein yields MDAREYLNRKGVGVDRDPDRPNTLEEKAWERARGSGHQRPKSGTPHDWEDWERHHDDLAEGAEGLEQKIDKEAHRLAQERAAKASADESASSSVEHFTPPPKVEQAPAEATPSKATPVEQTVPEPGALKLAYYALALLLPPLAVGLTNGGSQRVGLAVALTLAGWLPGAVYAIWWLQQR; encoded by the coding sequence ATGGATGCACGTGAGTACTTAAACCGCAAAGGGGTGGGAGTTGACCGAGATCCTGACCGGCCTAATACCTTGGAAGAGAAGGCCTGGGAGCGTGCGCGTGGTTCAGGGCATCAACGCCCCAAATCGGGGACGCCTCACGACTGGGAGGATTGGGAGCGCCACCATGATGATCTTGCTGAAGGGGCTGAAGGCTTAGAGCAAAAAATTGATAAAGAGGCCCATCGGCTTGCCCAAGAGCGGGCAGCTAAGGCATCGGCTGATGAGTCAGCCTCCAGTTCAGTGGAGCACTTCACTCCGCCACCCAAAGTTGAACAAGCGCCTGCCGAAGCCACGCCGTCTAAAGCGACCCCCGTGGAGCAAACGGTACCAGAGCCTGGGGCGTTAAAACTCGCCTATTATGCTCTGGCGTTACTACTGCCACCGTTGGCGGTGGGCTTAACCAATGGCGGTAGTCAACGGGTGGGGTTAGCCGTGGCGTTAACACTGGCAGGCTGGCTACCCGGCGCTGTGTATGCCATCTGGTGGTTGCAGCAGCGTTAA
- a CDS encoding CBS domain-containing protein: protein MNRATPNVVRDVMSRDCYRVSPNASITTLAKGLALHRLPGAPVVDDADRLIGFISEQDVMGRVLDSIYHDDEAPLVKEMMRHEVLSVSPNKSITDLAQEMLGPKPKVYPVVEQQRLIGIVTRRDILVALLALRRH, encoded by the coding sequence ATGAATAGAGCAACCCCCAACGTCGTTCGCGATGTTATGTCCCGCGATTGCTACCGTGTCTCGCCCAACGCCTCAATCACAACCCTGGCTAAAGGGCTGGCATTGCACCGCCTACCTGGCGCACCGGTAGTTGATGATGCCGACAGATTAATCGGCTTTATTTCAGAGCAGGATGTCATGGGCCGTGTGCTGGACAGTATTTACCACGATGACGAAGCCCCCTTGGTGAAAGAAATGATGCGCCACGAAGTGCTCAGCGTCTCTCCCAATAAAAGCATTACCGACCTGGCTCAGGAAATGCTTGGCCCTAAACCTAAAGTTTACCCGGTAGTTGAGCAGCAGCGTCTAATAGGAATCGTGACACGACGTGATATCCTGGTGGCGCTACTGGCTTTGCGGCGCCATTAG